The Bombus fervidus isolate BK054 chromosome 17, iyBomFerv1, whole genome shotgun sequence DNA segment CAACCTATCCTGAAGTTCAACCTCGGGACCCTAGATCTCAGTTAACAAGAATTTGGACACGTTTAGAACAACTTGACTTACCTGTACCTAGATTTAAGATTGACTCTAATTACTGCGGTGAACCTCCTCCGCTTGAAGTAACATTCTGTCatttaaatgataatattgataaaacTTTTTTATCGGATATGGTTCAAAAATTTGGAGCTGTAGAAGAACTTATTGTTTATTATCATCCTGTAACTAACAAGCATCTTGGAATTGCAAGAGTGGTGTTTGAAACTACGAAAGCTTCAAAAGCTTgtgtagaaaaattaaataacacaTCTGTGATGGGTAAAGTTTTAAAAGTATTTCTTGATGCATTTGGAGAGGAGTGTAAAAAGATCTATGATGAATTAACTATGGAAAAAAAAccagaaaagaaaattgagaaagaaataaagtgtGAAAATGATCAAGGGAAGCAAACtccaattgaaaaaattattagcgAAGAAAGAGATGATTTCAgaagtaataaaaagatatccaatatagaaaaatcaagagatatgtatatagaaaattcaagATACAACAAATATAGAGATTATCCTACTCCTAGTGGCAGTGCAGGAAGTGATTTAGGATATGGTACTGCGCCTAgtgaattaaattattctagtAATTATTCTCAAAATTCTACTCCAGCTAcaaattatgatttttattatagtagTTATCATCATCAACCtccaaataattatttagcaAATATGCCACAAAATGTATCGCAAAATCTTTCAATGCAGCAAAATTCGGGTATATGGTGGGGAAATAATACAGGGGCGGCAAGTTATGCATCATCTTCTATGTGGCCTGTTCAACATGGGACAAATTTAGATAATTCTAATTCTAATCCAGTTTCAGTTTCTAAGGCTTCTAATGTAAAGGTACATCATACAcctaagaaagaaaaagaaaatcaaaatataacaaaaaattcaTCACGAGATTCACCAATAGAGACTCGTAAAACATTAGATTTGGATACTAGAATTGCTATGTTATTGAAAGACAAAGCAGGAGGAATGGCACCACCTTTCCTCCAGTTTGGCAGCGATTCTGAGGATGAAAAAAAGTCTATCACTGCAGATAATGAGATGCTCTCAGAACCACCAAGCCCTTTTCTCTCTCATGAAACATACAAATCATGTTTTGAAAAAATGAGAGAAAGGAATAAAGAACGATGGAAAGTACATGAAAATAGCATCAATCAAATTTCTGTTGATGAAGATTTAGGTAGCGTCATAAGTTCGAGCGAAGATGAAGCGTTATTGGGAAGTTATAGTCCTGCACCAGATGAAATCGAACCAGAACCACCAAAGGAGCCGCCACCTCCACCTCCACCAGATGATGATAGAATGTCATTAAGTCCACTAAGTTCAGGAgatgaaaaaattgaagagGTAATATTTAACACTATGAGCATTAAATagtgaatataaatatttgttcatatatcttattatttaaatatacaggTTATAGCTCAAACAGAACCTACAAGTCAGTTATATCCAGGAGCTGGCTATCCTGGACATTTAACTCATTATTCTACCAGTGATATGTACCATTGGCCAAGACCAGCACAATATCCATACCCTTATGGAACAACATATTTACAAAGTCATTATCAACCAAATACTACATCATTTTCTGGCACAGTAGGGAATCATCAAGGAGCTAATTATTATCCATCTTTTCAATCGAGACTTCACGCTATGGCAAATCATAATATTACGAAAGATAATCCACAAGTACATATATACTTCTTAAGTgcaaatatgatataatatcaattttgacctatttgaatattatttaattataacttAATTTCTAAACATTTAGGGTCCTACTATTAATGGTGTATTAAACAGAGttgtaaatgaattaaaacaaattctaAAAAGGGATTTTAACAAAAAGATGATTGAAAATACTGCGTTCAAACTGTTCGAAGTATGGTGGGACGAAAAGAAGTCAGagaaaattcaaaatcaaGGAGGCGAGAACACCATTGTTAATAACAGCAATAAGGAAGAAGGACAGAAACCTCAAGGATTATCATTACTTTTAGAACAAGGAACTCCACTTGGATTTAATTATGATGGATTTGGTCTGGGCATTAGAGCCAGCATGCCAAAGATGCCTTCTTTCAGggtatttattttcattatatgaAAGTTTTTCTTTAGTGATATTATGtatagtaaatatttaataatatataaaataatgataaagtacttatttaaagtaataatacactttatttaacatattacttaaaatttatGCTATTAGCGCAAAATCAAAGCTCCAAGCCCATTACCACAGGACGAAGATAGTCGTCAGTCTGATCATGGTGACACAGAACTTATAGGAAGCGATAGCGACCTTGATCTAGCATCAGTGCAAAAAGTTAAAAGGCCAGTTACTTCTCTTCCAAGCGTTTCTTCGTCATCTTCCTCATCATCTTCGTCGAGTGAGAGTAGTAGTGAAGAAATGAGTTGCAGTGAATCTTCCAGTAGTTCGAGTGATAGTTCCGATGAAGAAGTATGTTCTGGAAACTTTGAAGATGaggtatataatttattaaaagtacaaataactattttattaaaagtacaaataactaattgtataattatgtaaaatatatagtaacTAAATAACTTGTAACTATTTTCCTAAATATTCATGTGTGATACTTTTTCATATCTTttcatagaaataattattatttttagcaAGATACAGACAGTCGTTTGTCAGATCATCGTCCACTGGCCTGTAACAGTGAAGATCCTGATATTCTAATGGAACTCGCAATTCAGAGATCGTTAGATTGTCCAACCCCTACTGGTAGAGAGACACCAGTAcctaatattgaaataaaagatgtaaATTCGAATGAATTCCCACAGTGTGATAATGAAGCTAGCCCTGTACCATCTCCATTGAAATATGAAAGTGATAAAGATGACATTGAGAAGACAAATGAGATATCTATCAATGAGGATTATCTTGAAAAGGTTCGAACAGTGCATGAAGAGATGGACACAAAGAATGTGGAAGATGAGATACAAAGAAAAGTAAAGAGTACTTTAGTGGCACCAGGTAAACAAGAACCATGTGATAtacaaaaaatggaaaattctgCAGCAGAAGCTTTGATAACATTAGCTGGCCAAGATAATATTATAAGGCATAGAAGTCCGGGACCTGTACAACCAAATATTATTAGAGCTCTTCAAACTATGTCTGCTAAGTACATTAACGATGAA contains these protein-coding regions:
- the Set1 gene encoding SET domain containing 1, with the protein product MNGMERHGHGHGHSHAHSHRHRHSHGNLQNVSQNSSQSSKHSHIHTLHLQKDTSVVQTPQKPRNYKLLVDPFLVKGATKLYRYDGMVPGDPTYPEVQPRDPRSQLTRIWTRLEQLDLPVPRFKIDSNYCGEPPPLEVTFCHLNDNIDKTFLSDMVQKFGAVEELIVYYHPVTNKHLGIARVVFETTKASKACVEKLNNTSVMGKVLKVFLDAFGEECKKIYDELTMEKKPEKKIEKEIKCENDQGKQTPIEKIISEERDDFRSNKKISNIEKSRDMYIENSRYNKYRDYPTPSGSAGSDLGYGTAPSELNYSSNYSQNSTPATNYDFYYSSYHHQPPNNYLANMPQNVSQNLSMQQNSGIWWGNNTGAASYASSSMWPVQHGTNLDNSNSNPVSVSKASNVKVHHTPKKEKENQNITKNSSRDSPIETRKTLDLDTRIAMLLKDKAGGMAPPFLQFGSDSEDEKKSITADNEMLSEPPSPFLSHETYKSCFEKMRERNKERWKVHENSINQISVDEDLGSVISSSEDEALLGSYSPAPDEIEPEPPKEPPPPPPPDDDRMSLSPLSSGDEKIEEVIAQTEPTSQLYPGAGYPGHLTHYSTSDMYHWPRPAQYPYPYGTTYLQSHYQPNTTSFSGTVGNHQGANYYPSFQSRLHAMANHNITKDNPQGPTINGVLNRVVNELKQILKRDFNKKMIENTAFKLFEVWWDEKKSEKIQNQGGENTIVNNSNKEEGQKPQGLSLLLEQGTPLGFNYDGFGLGIRASMPKMPSFRRKIKAPSPLPQDEDSRQSDHGDTELIGSDSDLDLASVQKVKRPVTSLPSVSSSSSSSSSSSESSSEEMSCSESSSSSSDSSDEEVCSGNFEDEQDTDSRLSDHRPLACNSEDPDILMELAIQRSLDCPTPTGRETPVPNIEIKDVNSNEFPQCDNEASPVPSPLKYESDKDDIEKTNEISINEDYLEKVRTVHEEMDTKNVEDEIQRKVKSTLVAPGKQEPCDIQKMENSAAEALITLAGQDNIIRHRSPGPVQPNIIRALQTMSAKYINDEPILKESEKIEMFSEIPTTDSEEESLEIRRLRYQAEADLRLNGQQSPKNSQASQVFMEHSYSLPPTQSEITKSVIRTPSTPMKPVKLKSSKIIKLSKSKDKIHKVEKRKYNKYTKIHAHQNHEGEKENIENEYVYEKYPKKVEEPLVTYKERDLMSEMAILYEFLTRGIDAEDVEYLRRSYEALLADDSQGYWLNDTHWVDHPPTDIPSPAKRRKRDELRLHTSGSARTEGYYKVDVREKAKHKHHYAQSIQRSNDVEDSNGPYASGDGTMNGPKNNTKALTGKMQALSREARSNQRRLLTAFGIDTDSDLLKFNQLKFRKKQLKFAKSGIHDWGLFAMEPIAADEMVIEYVGQMIRPVVADLRESQYEATGIGSSYLFRIDLDTIIDATKCGNLARFINHSCNPNCYAKVITIESQKKIVIYSKQPIGVNEEITYDYKFPLEDDKIPCLCGAPQCRGTLN